Proteins encoded in a region of the Rhodococcus sp. SBT000017 genome:
- a CDS encoding FAD-dependent monooxygenase: MTSVLVIGAGIAGSAVSIALARGGASVDVVEAAPRSSASGSGITLQGNALRALRELGVWDDVRACGYGFDTIGIRAPDAHGTVIVEMDDARTGGPDLPAGMGMERPVLAGILHDAAERAGAKIRFDTVADGLAHSETGTSVTFSDGTESHYDLVIGADGVRSWTRRTLGIELETERTGMGIWRLVGPRPASVVRTELYYGGAAFIAGYCPTGEDSLYAYIVEAAQDHTHSTAEERLAVMQNLASQYHGPWDEIREQLRDSTKINYTWFESHVLEGRWHRGRVVLIGDAAHCCPPTVAQGGAQALEDALVLAEMVLAADTVDDAVLDAFVARRLPRAQQVVAASRQICTWMLECDPHADVPAVMGQVSALVTEVP; this comes from the coding sequence ATGACATCGGTGTTGGTCATCGGAGCCGGAATCGCCGGGTCGGCAGTGAGCATCGCACTGGCTCGAGGCGGAGCGTCCGTGGACGTCGTCGAGGCCGCGCCACGGTCGAGCGCGAGCGGGTCCGGAATCACTTTGCAGGGCAACGCGTTGCGCGCACTGCGAGAGCTCGGGGTCTGGGACGACGTTCGGGCCTGCGGCTACGGATTCGACACCATCGGGATCCGCGCCCCCGACGCCCACGGCACTGTCATCGTCGAGATGGACGACGCCCGCACCGGTGGACCGGATCTTCCTGCCGGAATGGGTATGGAACGACCCGTCCTCGCCGGAATCCTGCACGACGCTGCCGAACGCGCGGGAGCGAAGATTCGATTCGACACTGTCGCGGATGGATTGGCGCACAGCGAGACCGGTACATCGGTCACGTTCTCGGATGGCACCGAGAGCCACTACGACCTGGTGATCGGCGCGGACGGGGTGCGGTCGTGGACGCGTCGCACACTCGGGATCGAACTCGAGACCGAGCGCACCGGAATGGGTATCTGGCGTCTGGTCGGACCACGTCCGGCAAGCGTCGTCCGTACCGAGCTCTATTACGGCGGAGCAGCTTTCATCGCCGGCTACTGCCCGACCGGTGAGGACTCGCTGTACGCATACATCGTCGAGGCCGCGCAGGACCACACGCACTCGACGGCAGAGGAACGACTCGCGGTGATGCAGAACCTGGCCTCGCAGTATCACGGGCCCTGGGACGAGATCCGGGAGCAACTGCGCGATTCCACGAAGATCAACTACACCTGGTTCGAGAGCCACGTCCTCGAAGGACGGTGGCATCGAGGCCGCGTCGTGCTGATCGGCGATGCGGCACATTGCTGCCCACCCACCGTCGCTCAGGGCGGGGCACAAGCGCTCGAGGACGCGCTGGTGCTCGCCGAGATGGTGCTCGCCGCCGACACCGTCGACGACGCGGTTCTCGATGCCTTCGTCGCGCGTCGGCTACCCCGTGCGCAACAGGTGGTGGCGGCCTCACGGCAGATCTGTACCTGGATGCTCGAGTGCGATCCTCACGCCGACGTACCCGCAGTGATGGGGCAGGTGTCCGCACTCGTCACCGAGGTGCCCTGA
- a CDS encoding cyclase family protein: MSDVSLDRTDPEGEIATAAARNSNWGRWGEGDVLGTMNFLTDDIRSAAAGLVRSGVSFSLSQSFDMDGPQRGWRRRTNPVHTMLDTGTDAVSGIQGFPHGLGGADDVVSMPLQCSTQWDGLGHIFDHGKAWNGRDADKVVTSLGDSVTGIETVANGIVGRGVLLDVGRHCGESGELPDGFAITTAHLEATIEAQGPSSTVRRGDLVLVRTGQLTRARRCGWGEYAGGPAPGLSFTTADWLHDSEIAGIATDTWGFEVRPNEFDVAFQPLHQVAIPNIGLFLGEMWDLDALAEHCAGDGTYEFFLTAAPIPVTGAVGAR, translated from the coding sequence ATGAGCGATGTTTCGCTCGATCGAACCGATCCCGAAGGTGAGATCGCCACCGCGGCTGCACGAAACTCGAACTGGGGCAGATGGGGTGAGGGCGACGTCCTGGGAACCATGAACTTTCTCACCGACGACATACGTAGCGCTGCAGCAGGTCTCGTCCGTTCCGGCGTCTCGTTCTCGCTGTCTCAGAGCTTCGACATGGACGGCCCTCAGCGCGGCTGGCGGCGGCGAACCAATCCGGTCCACACGATGCTCGACACCGGTACCGACGCCGTCAGCGGAATTCAGGGCTTCCCGCACGGACTGGGGGGAGCGGACGACGTGGTGTCGATGCCCCTGCAGTGCTCGACGCAATGGGACGGGCTGGGGCACATCTTCGATCACGGCAAGGCGTGGAACGGACGCGACGCCGACAAGGTCGTCACCTCGCTCGGCGATTCCGTGACCGGAATCGAAACCGTCGCCAACGGCATCGTCGGACGCGGAGTCCTGCTCGATGTGGGCCGGCACTGCGGTGAAAGCGGTGAACTACCCGACGGATTCGCGATCACCACAGCGCATCTGGAGGCCACCATCGAAGCGCAGGGACCGTCGTCGACGGTCCGGCGGGGAGATCTGGTGTTGGTCCGCACCGGGCAGCTCACCCGAGCGCGCCGTTGCGGTTGGGGTGAGTACGCGGGCGGTCCGGCACCGGGCCTGTCGTTCACCACCGCAGACTGGTTGCACGACAGTGAGATTGCCGGAATCGCCACCGATACTTGGGGATTCGAGGTTCGGCCGAACGAGTTCGACGTGGCGTTCCAGCCGCTGCACCAGGTGGCGATCCCCAACATCGGCTTGTTCCTCGGCGAGATGTGGGACCTCGATGCCCTGGCGGAGCATTGTGCGGGGGACGGTACGTACGAGTTCTTCCTCACCGCCGCACCGATTCCGGTGACGGGTGCGGTCGGGGCCCGGTGA
- a CDS encoding SDR family NAD(P)-dependent oxidoreductase, with product MSDLTGRVVVVTGADGGIGRAVAACARDHGATVVGVDHVSGFDVTSEQNWAALMDSIDGPVHGLVNCAGITWRSRLSDVRPDDMARIYSVNVIGTLLAVQAVGARMPSGSSIVNLGSLAALTAHYPVAYTAAKWALRGLTKAAALEWGSRGVRVNIVHPGFIDTAMTRSAPGVFRESSIAETPLGRAGDAEEVARVAVFLLGDDSSFVTGAEIPVDGGASSHGGVKSIADALRADNRKEST from the coding sequence ATGTCTGATCTGACGGGTCGGGTCGTCGTGGTCACCGGTGCCGATGGAGGCATCGGACGTGCGGTGGCCGCGTGCGCGCGGGACCACGGCGCAACGGTCGTCGGGGTGGACCACGTGAGCGGATTCGATGTGACGAGCGAGCAGAACTGGGCCGCACTGATGGACTCGATCGACGGCCCCGTACACGGGCTGGTGAACTGCGCGGGCATCACGTGGCGATCCCGCCTCTCCGACGTGCGGCCCGACGACATGGCGAGGATCTACTCGGTGAACGTGATCGGCACCCTGCTGGCTGTCCAGGCCGTCGGTGCTCGAATGCCCTCGGGCAGTTCGATCGTGAACCTGGGATCGCTTGCGGCACTGACCGCGCACTACCCGGTGGCCTACACCGCCGCCAAATGGGCGTTGCGCGGATTGACCAAGGCTGCTGCCCTCGAATGGGGATCACGGGGTGTGCGAGTGAACATCGTGCATCCGGGATTCATCGATACCGCGATGACCCGCTCGGCTCCCGGGGTCTTTCGCGAGTCATCGATTGCGGAGACTCCGCTGGGTCGAGCAGGCGACGCCGAGGAAGTCGCGCGAGTCGCGGTGTTCCTGCTCGGAGACGACTCGTCGTTCGTCACGGGTGCAGAAATCCCCGTCGACGGCGGAGCGAGTTCGCACGGCGGCGTCAAATCCATCGCGGACGCGCTCCGCGCCGACAATCGAAAGGAATCCACATGA
- a CDS encoding VOC family protein: MNDYAFTHLRHVDLAVPDFDKQLDFYTRQWGLTAVGTDGDITYLAAEGSPEQYVVRIRKDSDKRLDLVSYGMSDAAAVDALAERLAVGGVQLVNEPNTLQTMGGGYGFRFFDIDGRTIEVSSDVAVRRHRKVEEGESIPVKLSHVVLNSPDPEKTVEFYDKWFGFKLSDTLMHPRMGNMMWFLRTNAQHHSMAVARGPHVSLHHASFELRGLDEYMRGTGRMLRAGVEKIWGPGRHQAGNNTFSYFLDPNGNTMEYTTELETLDEDTWHPHLLDFSLPEVSDQWGTANAMNEFVATRSFNDPDKGLFVAPPA, encoded by the coding sequence ATGAACGACTACGCCTTCACACACCTCCGCCATGTCGATCTCGCGGTACCGGACTTCGACAAGCAACTCGACTTCTACACCCGCCAGTGGGGACTGACCGCGGTCGGAACCGACGGCGACATCACGTATCTCGCCGCCGAAGGTTCGCCCGAGCAGTACGTGGTGCGGATCCGCAAGGATTCCGACAAGCGACTCGACCTGGTGTCCTACGGGATGTCGGACGCCGCAGCGGTGGACGCCTTGGCAGAGCGCCTCGCGGTGGGAGGAGTGCAGTTGGTGAACGAGCCGAACACCCTGCAGACCATGGGCGGCGGGTACGGGTTCCGATTCTTCGACATCGACGGTAGGACGATCGAGGTGTCGTCCGACGTCGCGGTGCGCCGGCATCGAAAAGTCGAAGAGGGCGAATCCATTCCGGTCAAACTCTCGCACGTCGTTCTGAACTCGCCCGACCCCGAGAAGACCGTCGAGTTCTACGACAAGTGGTTCGGCTTCAAGCTCTCCGACACTCTGATGCATCCACGGATGGGCAACATGATGTGGTTCCTGCGCACCAACGCGCAGCACCACAGCATGGCCGTCGCCCGCGGACCGCACGTTTCGCTGCACCACGCGTCCTTCGAGTTGCGTGGGCTCGACGAATACATGCGCGGCACCGGCCGGATGTTGAGGGCTGGGGTGGAGAAGATCTGGGGTCCCGGCCGTCACCAGGCCGGAAACAACACCTTCTCCTACTTTCTCGATCCCAACGGAAACACCATGGAGTACACCACCGAACTCGAGACTCTCGACGAGGACACGTGGCATCCCCATCTGCTCGACTTCTCGCTGCCGGAGGTCTCGGACCAGTGGGGCACCGCGAATGCGATGAACGAATTCGTAGCCACCAGATCCTTCAACGATCCGGACAAGGGTCTGTTCGTGGCACCGCCGGCATGA
- a CDS encoding fumarylacetoacetate hydrolase family protein, translating to MDISTISLPNFAVGTAETGGKPHAVLLKSGRLLDLDSVADRLGLSAPITTRDLFEVWDRVLPVLRSFDDADGQWTDASDATVHAPVEPRQILQAGANYRTHVIDLAVKHADIADGRTEDEVRAEAAAMMDKRAAEGDPYFFVGLPSAITGPYDEVVLPPGTSKNDWELELVAVVGRSGYRLDRSEALDVIAGYTIANDLTTRELVFRRDMPEIGTDWLRAKNAPGFLPLGPWIVPKDDAGDVAQMRLTLELDGTTMQNESTQDMLFDVAALVSAVSQTVRLLPGDLVLTGSPAGNGMHWGRLLRDGDVMTSTITGLGYQQTPVVGSAS from the coding sequence GTGGACATTTCAACAATTTCTCTGCCCAACTTCGCGGTCGGTACCGCTGAAACCGGCGGCAAGCCGCACGCCGTTCTACTGAAGAGCGGTCGGCTGCTGGATCTCGACTCGGTGGCCGATCGGCTCGGCCTCTCGGCACCGATCACAACCCGTGATCTGTTCGAGGTCTGGGATCGGGTACTGCCGGTTCTGCGTTCGTTCGACGATGCGGACGGACAATGGACCGACGCCTCCGATGCCACGGTGCATGCGCCCGTCGAACCCCGCCAGATTCTGCAGGCCGGAGCCAACTACCGCACTCACGTCATCGATCTCGCGGTCAAGCATGCCGACATCGCGGACGGCAGGACCGAGGACGAGGTTCGCGCCGAGGCCGCGGCCATGATGGACAAGCGTGCGGCGGAAGGCGATCCGTATTTCTTCGTCGGATTGCCCTCGGCGATCACCGGCCCGTACGACGAGGTCGTCCTGCCTCCCGGTACTTCCAAGAACGACTGGGAGCTCGAACTCGTTGCCGTCGTGGGACGTTCGGGCTACCGCCTGGATCGATCCGAGGCGCTCGACGTGATCGCCGGCTATACGATCGCAAACGACCTGACCACCCGTGAGTTGGTGTTCCGGCGCGACATGCCCGAAATCGGCACCGACTGGCTGCGGGCGAAGAACGCACCGGGCTTTCTGCCACTCGGTCCGTGGATCGTGCCGAAGGACGACGCGGGCGACGTCGCGCAGATGCGGCTGACCCTCGAACTCGACGGCACGACAATGCAGAACGAATCCACCCAGGACATGCTCTTCGACGTGGCCGCTCTGGTCTCTGCCGTCTCACAGACGGTACGACTGCTGCCCGGCGACCTCGTTCTGACGGGCAGTCCGGCGGGCAACGGAATGCACTGGGGTCGGTTGCTGCGCGACGGCGACGTGATGACATCGACCATCACCGGTCTGGGCTACCAGCAGACACCGGTCGTGGGCAGCGCGTCATGA
- a CDS encoding fumarylacetoacetate hydrolase family protein has translation MILATYVHGGETTAGVVDDGMVHSLDCTMAELLAAGLPAALEAGARAVEAVGVPISDVRLVAPLQPSTIRDFVTFEEHVEGVRRSVDGAVGVVDAWYEAPRFYFTNPYTVHGTGDTVRPPEACVDLDFELEVAAVVGRSGSSVSVDDAGGYIFGYTILNDWSARDIQRREMQVSLGPAKGKDFANTLGPWIVTADEFDAFRTEDGFFEVGCSVEVNGEEIGRDSLANMGWTFDSMLAYASRDSWVHPGDVLGSGTVGNGGCLAELWGRRGEQSPEPLAFGDVVTMTVDGIGSITNTVGRPRSTPRVPPARRPDREQNRARTSHV, from the coding sequence ATGATTCTCGCAACGTACGTTCACGGCGGCGAGACGACGGCCGGCGTCGTCGACGACGGCATGGTCCACTCGTTGGACTGCACCATGGCCGAGTTGCTCGCGGCAGGCCTGCCCGCAGCGCTCGAAGCAGGAGCGCGGGCGGTCGAAGCAGTCGGGGTTCCGATATCGGATGTCCGCCTCGTTGCACCGTTGCAGCCGTCCACCATTCGAGACTTCGTGACGTTCGAGGAACACGTCGAAGGAGTACGCCGCAGCGTCGACGGTGCGGTAGGTGTGGTCGATGCGTGGTACGAGGCACCTCGGTTCTACTTCACCAACCCGTACACGGTGCACGGGACCGGCGACACCGTTCGTCCGCCCGAGGCATGTGTCGATCTCGACTTCGAGTTGGAAGTCGCTGCGGTGGTGGGAAGATCGGGCTCGAGCGTGTCCGTGGACGATGCCGGTGGGTACATTTTCGGATACACGATCCTCAACGACTGGTCGGCTCGCGACATTCAACGGCGCGAGATGCAAGTGAGCCTGGGGCCTGCGAAGGGCAAGGATTTCGCCAACACGCTCGGGCCCTGGATCGTCACGGCCGACGAGTTCGACGCGTTTCGCACCGAGGACGGATTCTTCGAGGTCGGCTGCTCGGTGGAGGTCAACGGTGAGGAAATCGGACGCGATTCGCTCGCGAACATGGGGTGGACCTTCGATTCCATGCTGGCCTACGCCTCACGTGACTCCTGGGTCCATCCGGGTGACGTGTTGGGCAGTGGAACCGTAGGCAACGGTGGGTGTCTGGCCGAACTGTGGGGTCGAAGGGGAGAACAGAGTCCCGAGCCCCTGGCCTTCGGGGATGTGGTGACGATGACGGTCGACGGAATCGGATCGATCACCAACACCGTCGGTCGCCCGCGATCGACGCCGCGCGTGCCGCCGGCGAGGCGTCCCGATCGTGAGCAGAATCGAGCACGGACGAGTCATGTCTGA
- a CDS encoding amidohydrolase family protein: MRPIIDVHAHAIVPEVEAVVAGHPGLTAHRALDALRNGSESQQVSGRMVASRIPQLTSIDRRIADMDAAGIDAQVVSPSPSQYHYWADRELAEVVTSSANRGIAALVAEEPSRLTGLGLIALQHPDAAVDALDDAVLTCGLAGVEISSFAPGVELSDERLEPFWSRAAHLGAVVFLHPFGCSLDERLDRYYLSNTVGQPVENAVALSHLIFSGVLDRHPGLKVVAAHGGGYLPTYLGRSDHAWRVRPEARRCALPPSDYLGRITFDSLVHGPGALRALIDAVGPQSVVLGSDYPFDMGNENPVAELRAAELSADVTRSILSGNAERLGLSPAPTGVNS; the protein is encoded by the coding sequence ATGCGTCCGATCATCGACGTCCACGCACATGCCATCGTGCCCGAGGTCGAGGCCGTGGTTGCGGGTCACCCTGGCCTGACCGCGCACCGCGCACTCGATGCGCTGCGCAACGGTTCCGAGTCGCAGCAGGTTTCGGGCCGGATGGTGGCGTCGAGAATTCCGCAGCTCACTTCGATCGATCGTCGGATCGCGGACATGGATGCCGCTGGAATCGACGCGCAGGTGGTGTCTCCCTCGCCCTCGCAGTATCACTACTGGGCCGATCGCGAACTGGCCGAAGTGGTGACGTCGAGTGCGAATCGCGGAATCGCCGCACTCGTCGCGGAGGAGCCCAGCCGATTGACCGGCCTTGGACTGATTGCTCTGCAACACCCGGATGCAGCCGTCGATGCGCTCGACGACGCTGTGCTCACCTGCGGGCTCGCCGGTGTGGAAATATCCTCGTTCGCACCGGGTGTGGAGCTGTCGGACGAACGTCTGGAGCCGTTCTGGAGCCGAGCAGCGCATCTGGGTGCAGTGGTCTTTCTGCACCCTTTCGGATGCTCGCTGGACGAGCGCCTGGACAGGTACTACCTGTCCAACACCGTAGGACAGCCGGTGGAGAACGCGGTCGCCCTGTCCCATCTGATCTTCTCCGGTGTGCTCGACCGCCACCCGGGCCTGAAAGTCGTTGCCGCGCACGGCGGCGGGTACCTCCCCACGTACCTGGGGAGATCCGACCATGCATGGCGGGTCCGACCCGAGGCTCGGCGTTGCGCGCTACCGCCGAGTGACTATCTCGGTCGGATCACGTTCGACAGCCTCGTCCACGGTCCCGGTGCGTTGCGCGCGCTGATCGATGCCGTGGGGCCACAGTCCGTGGTTCTCGGCTCGGACTATCCGTTCGACATGGGCAACGAAAACCCGGTTGCCGAACTACGCGCGGCCGAACTCTCTGCCGACGTCACCCGATCCATTCTCAGTGGCAACGCCGAACGTCTCGGATTGTCACCCGCACCAACAGGAGTGAACTCATGA
- a CDS encoding MFS transporter codes for MTHLGSRLESTERQAGRKHGLLLVSMSCLPVLGAVLLAPLQPQMLEHFSETAGVNALVPLTITAPALMIGLLAFAAGRIADSLGRIRLLTVALVLYSVCGIAPLLLDSLPLIVLSRLGVGIAEAGIMTCCTTLIADYFTGKQRARYFGLQIAFTSLSAVVFIALGGALAQDTWRTPFWLYSVGIVFAVVVPFVLWQPNADTESGTVHSLAWRPLALPLTVTLFGGAVFYTPIVQIPLKLDGVGIDNPGTIGAISAIVAVATAASAFMFGRISDRGPKVLLPMAFGVAGVGLVVVGLAPSAAMVAAGGIVASAGSGMLLPTLLMWVIGELEFAQRARGTGAFTASIFLGQFLSPLVVLAFALALGGLTAALAALGVLAVLTALLLRSSQSVRKLSLQP; via the coding sequence ATGACACACCTTGGATCCAGACTCGAGTCCACCGAAAGGCAGGCCGGACGCAAACACGGGCTGTTGCTCGTATCGATGAGCTGTCTACCCGTTCTCGGGGCTGTTCTGCTTGCGCCGCTGCAACCGCAGATGCTCGAGCATTTTTCCGAGACCGCGGGCGTGAACGCGCTCGTGCCGCTCACGATCACAGCTCCAGCACTCATGATCGGTCTTCTCGCGTTCGCGGCAGGACGAATCGCGGACAGCCTCGGTCGCATACGGCTACTCACCGTCGCCCTCGTCCTGTATTCCGTGTGCGGCATCGCCCCGCTTCTGCTCGATTCCCTGCCACTGATCGTCCTCTCGCGTCTCGGTGTGGGAATCGCGGAAGCCGGGATCATGACGTGCTGCACCACCCTGATCGCCGACTACTTCACGGGCAAACAGCGGGCTCGGTACTTCGGACTGCAGATTGCGTTCACCTCGTTGTCGGCAGTCGTCTTCATCGCACTCGGTGGGGCGTTGGCACAGGACACGTGGCGGACGCCGTTCTGGCTCTACTCGGTGGGCATCGTCTTCGCCGTCGTCGTGCCGTTCGTACTGTGGCAACCCAACGCAGATACCGAGTCCGGCACGGTGCACAGCCTCGCGTGGCGGCCCCTTGCCTTGCCACTGACCGTCACCTTGTTCGGAGGAGCCGTCTTCTACACACCGATCGTCCAGATACCGCTCAAACTCGACGGCGTCGGCATCGACAACCCGGGGACGATCGGGGCGATCAGCGCCATCGTCGCGGTCGCGACCGCGGCGTCTGCCTTCATGTTCGGACGGATCTCCGATCGTGGCCCGAAGGTGCTGCTGCCCATGGCGTTCGGAGTTGCCGGTGTCGGTCTGGTCGTCGTGGGCCTTGCCCCGAGTGCAGCGATGGTCGCCGCCGGAGGCATCGTGGCCTCGGCCGGATCGGGAATGCTGCTGCCGACCCTGCTGATGTGGGTGATCGGTGAGCTCGAGTTCGCGCAACGCGCTCGCGGTACGGGAGCCTTCACCGCATCGATCTTCCTCGGGCAATTCCTCAGCCCGCTCGTGGTGCTCGCCTTTGCGCTCGCATTGGGCGGATTGACCGCAGCCCTCGCAGCTTTGGGAGTACTGGCAGTGCTCACCGCGCTCCTCCTCCGTAGTTCGCAGAGCGTACGGAAACTGTCACTGCAACCGTGA
- a CDS encoding LysR family transcriptional regulator: MASSMREVHSVANLDLNLLVSLDALLQHRSVTKAANQLGLSQPALSAALGRLRRHFDDNLLYRVGNEYHLSPLAAELRQRVRLALDGVERVFSAQPDFDPAESTREFSILVSDYGIGVLGDTLAGLFADAAPRARLRFGPTSPDLVARAEHSLLGSDLMLVPHGFVTDLPHQDLYRDRWVMVLSSDNDDVGESMTTDDLRTSPWVVVYHGQTASTPAARQLRMLGIEPTVQVITESFLTVPQLVVGSKRIALLQERLVHLLPLNVGLRTVACPVDVGELVEAMWWHPVYERDPEHLFLRELVTRAASMATDEPGVPWPT; this comes from the coding sequence ATGGCTAGCTCAATGCGGGAAGTGCACAGTGTCGCCAATCTGGATCTCAATCTTCTCGTCTCACTCGATGCACTGCTTCAGCATCGCAGCGTGACGAAGGCTGCGAATCAATTGGGATTGAGCCAGCCTGCGCTGTCGGCCGCACTCGGCCGGCTGCGCAGGCATTTCGACGACAACCTGCTCTACCGCGTGGGCAACGAATATCACCTGAGTCCCTTGGCTGCCGAGCTGCGGCAACGTGTGCGCCTCGCACTCGACGGCGTCGAACGCGTCTTCTCCGCACAGCCTGATTTCGACCCGGCGGAGAGTACGCGTGAATTCAGTATTCTGGTGAGCGACTACGGAATCGGAGTTCTGGGTGACACACTGGCAGGACTGTTTGCCGACGCCGCGCCCCGAGCGCGTCTGAGATTCGGCCCTACCAGTCCGGACCTGGTTGCCCGCGCCGAGCATTCCTTGCTCGGATCAGACCTGATGCTGGTTCCCCACGGATTCGTCACCGATCTTCCGCACCAGGATCTGTACCGGGACCGGTGGGTGATGGTGCTCTCGTCCGACAACGACGACGTGGGCGAATCGATGACCACGGACGATCTGAGAACGTCACCCTGGGTCGTGGTCTATCACGGTCAAACCGCGTCGACGCCTGCTGCGCGGCAGTTGCGCATGCTCGGGATCGAGCCGACCGTGCAGGTGATCACCGAAAGCTTCCTCACGGTGCCGCAACTCGTCGTCGGCAGCAAACGAATTGCGCTGCTACAGGAGCGCTTGGTTCACTTGCTGCCGTTGAACGTCGGGCTCCGGACCGTCGCCTGCCCCGTCGACGTCGGGGAACTGGTGGAGGCCATGTGGTGGCACCCGGTCTACGAGCGGGATCCCGAACACCTGTTTCTCCGCGAACTGGTCACCCGAGCGGCCTCGATGGCCACCGACGAGCCCGGCGTCCCCTGGCCTACTTGA
- a CDS encoding GyrI-like domain-containing protein codes for MKIDFKKTLDAYSARHNTFRTLVVPPLTYLMIDGRGDPNTAPEYAEAIGALYPVAYALKFASKNTLDRDYVVMPLEALWWAENMASFTTERDKNKWNWTAMIMVPDWIDRSMFEVAKASADARSHSDASSSIRLETLDEGLCVQTLHIGSYDDETPVLDELHHRYIPSSGLTMTGRHHEIYLSDARRVEPAKLRTILRQPVAHSAESASL; via the coding sequence GTGAAAATCGACTTCAAGAAGACGCTCGACGCATATTCGGCGCGGCACAACACCTTTCGTACCCTCGTCGTTCCGCCGTTGACCTACCTGATGATCGACGGTCGCGGCGATCCGAACACCGCTCCGGAGTACGCCGAAGCAATCGGGGCGCTCTACCCCGTGGCCTACGCACTGAAGTTCGCCAGCAAGAACACCCTCGACCGCGACTACGTCGTCATGCCGCTCGAGGCGTTGTGGTGGGCCGAGAACATGGCCTCGTTCACCACCGAGAGGGACAAGAACAAGTGGAACTGGACGGCCATGATCATGGTGCCCGACTGGATCGACCGATCGATGTTCGAGGTGGCGAAGGCGTCCGCCGACGCGAGGAGCCACTCGGATGCGTCGAGCAGTATTCGATTGGAGACTCTCGACGAGGGACTGTGCGTGCAGACGCTGCACATCGGGTCCTACGACGACGAGACGCCGGTACTCGACGAGCTCCACCACCGATACATTCCCAGTTCCGGACTGACGATGACCGGCAGACATCACGAGATCTACCTGAGCGATGCGCGCCGCGTCGAACCCGCGAAGCTCCGCACCATTCTTCGCCAGCCTGTTGCGCATTCAGCGGAGTCGGCGTCGCTCTGA